A segment of the Collimonas fungivorans genome:
CGATCCGATCCGCGAAGCGATGGTGATGTCGCTGGTGTCCTTCATCGGACCCAAGCCGAACATGCTGGACACTAACAACATCAACCCGCCGATGCGGCTGGAAGTGACGCAGCCGATCCTGAACTACGACGATATTGCCAAGCTGCGCAATATCGGCGCGCACACCGGCGGCAAGTTCAAGTCGTACGAACTGAACATCTGCTATCCGGTAGCCTGGGGCAAGGAAGGCATCGAAGCGCGCCTGGCGTCCCTGTGCGCCAAGGCGGTCGACGCCGTCAAGTCGGGCCACAACATCCTGATCGTTTCCGACCGCAAGGTCGATGCCGAGCAGGTGGCGATCCCGGCGCTGCTGGCTACTTCGGCAATCCACCAGCATCTGGTGAGCAAGGGCCTGCGCACCTCGACCGGCCTGGTGGTCGAAACCGGTTCGGCGCGCGAGACGCATCATTTCGCACTGCTGGCGGGTTATGGCGCGGAAGCAATCCATCCCTACCTGGCGATGGATACGCTGACCGAACTGGCGCACGGCTTGCCGGGCGCGCTGTCGCCGGAAAAAGCGATCTACAACTTCCAGAAGGCGATCGGCAAGGGCTTGCTGAAAGTCATGTCGAAGATGGGCATTTCGACCTACATGTCGTATTGCGGCGCGCAGATTTTCGAAGCGATCGGTCTCAACAAGAGCATGACTCAGAAGTATTTCAAGGGCACCGCATCGAACGTCGAAGGCATAGGCGTGTTTGAAGTGGCGGAAGAAGCCTTGCGCCTGCATCGCGCTGCCTTCAGCGACGATCCGGTGCTGGCCAACGCGCTCGACGCCGGCGGCGAATACGCATTCCGTATCCGCGGCGAAGAGCACATGTGGACGCCGGATGCGATCGCCAAGCTGCAGCACTCGACCCGCGCCAACAACTTCAACAGCTATAAAGAATACGCGCAGCTGATCAACGACCAGTCCAAGCGCCACATGACGCTGCGCGGCCTGTTCGAATTCAAGGTCGATCCGAGCAAGGCGATTCCATTGGACGAGGTCGAACCGGCCAAGGAAATCGTCAAGCGCTTTGCTACCGGCGCGATGTCGCTCGGTTCGATTTCGACCGAAGCGCACGCCACGCTGGCGGTGGCGATGAACCGCATCGGCGGCAAGTCGAACACCGGCGAAGGCGGCGAGGACGAGAACCGCTATCGCCAGGAATTGAAAGGCATCCCGATCAAGCAGGGCGAAACCCTGGCGTCGGTGATCGGCAAGGACCGCATCGAAGTCGACATCCCGTTGCAGGCCGGCGATTCGCTGCGTTCGCGCATCAAGCAGGTGGCGTCCGGCCGTTTCGGCGTCACCGCGGAATACCTGATTTCCGCCGACCAGATCCAGATCAAGATGGCGCAGGGCGCGAAACCGGGCGAGGGCGGCCAGCTGCCAGGCCACAAGGTGTCCGAGTACATCGCCAAGCTGCGTTTCTCGGTGCCTGGCGTCGGCCTGATTTCACCGCCGCCGCACCATGACATCTACTCGATCGAAGACCTGGCGCAGCTGATCCATGACCTGAAAAACGTCAATCCGCGCGCTTCGATTTCGGTCAAGCTGGTATCCGAAGTCGGCGTCGGCACCGTGGCCGCCGGTGTGGCCAAGGCCAAGTCGGATCACGTGGTGATCGCCGGCCATGACGGCGGCACCGGCGCTTCGCCTTTGTCGTCGATCAAGCATGCCGGCTCGCCTTGGGAACTGGGCCTGGCGGAAACCCAGCAGACGCTGGTGCTGAACGGCTTGCGCAACCGCATCCGGGTGCAGGCCGACGGCCAGATGAAGACCGGCCGCGACGTCGTGATCGGCGCTTTGCTGGGAGCGGATGAATTCGGTTTTGCCACCGCGCCGCTGGTGGTCGAAGGCTGCATCATGATGCGCAAATGCCACCTGAACACCTGCCCGGTCGGCGTCGCCACGCAAGATCCGGTGCTGCGCGCCAAGTTCTCCGGCAAGCCGGAACATGTGGTCAACTTCTTCTTCTTCATTGCCGAAGAAGTGCGCCAGATCATGGCGTCGCTGGGCATCCGCAGTTTCAATGAACTGATCGGCCGCGCCGACCTGCTGGACAAATCGCGGGCGATCACGCACTGGAAGGCGCAGGGCCTGGATTTCAGCCGCATTTTCTACCAGCCTGTATTGCCTGAAGGCGGCGTGTATTACCACACCGAAGAACAAGACCACGGCCTCGACCGCGCGCTCGATCACAAGCTGATTGCGCAAGCCAAGGCCGCGCTGGACAAGGGCGAGCGCGTCTCGTTCATCTCGCCGATCAAGAACCTGAACCGCACCGTCGGCGCCATGCTGTCGGGCGAAGTCGCAAAAAAATACGGTCACGAAGGCCTGCCCGACGACACCATCCACATCCAGCTGCAGGGCACAGCAGGCCAGTCGGCAGGCGCGTTCCTGGCGCATGGCGTGACGCTGGACCTGGTTGGCGAGGGTAATGACTACGTCGGCAAGGGTTTGTCGGGCGGCCGCATCATCGTCCGTCCGAACACCGAGTTCCGCGGCCGCGCAGTCGACAATATCATCGCCGGCAATACGGTGTTGTATGGCGCGATTGCTGGCGAGGCTTTCCTCAACGGCGTCGCCGGCGAGCGCTTCGCGGTGCGCAACTCTGGCGCGATTGCAGTGGTGGAAGGCACCGGCGACCATGGCTGCGAATACATGACCGGCGGTACGGTAGTCGTGCTGGGTGAAACCGGCCGCAACTTCGGCGCCGGCATGTCTGGCGGCCTGGCTTATGCCTACGATCCGGACGGCACGTTTGCGGCGCAATGCAATATGTCGATGGTGACGCTGGAGCAGGTGCTGAGCCAGGGCGAGCAGGAAGCCACGATCGACAAGGCGATCTGGCACAGCACCGTGCGCGGCGGCGAAGTGCAGGCCGACGAGGCGATCCTGAAGGGGCTGATCGAACGCCACTTCAAGTACACCGGCAGCACCCGCGCCCGCAACCTGCTGGACAACTGGGTTGCCTCGCGCAGCAAATTCGTCAAGGTGTTCCCGACCGAGTACAAGCGGGCGCTGGGCGAGTTGAATGCGGTGCGCAGCACCACGCCAGCCAAGGAAAAAGTCGCCGCGTAATCGACAGATTGCGTAACCGTCAGCCAAGTAACGATAAGGATCGCCGCCGGTCTGGAATGCCAGATCGTGGTGGGTCCTGTAGCTAAAATGTGAGTGAAAAATGGGAAAAGTAACAGGATTTATGGAATTCCAGCGGGTCGGGGAAACGTATGAAGCTCCGGTGGCGCGCAAGAAGCATTACAAGGAATTCATCCTCAGCCTGAGCAACGACGAAGCCAAGACCCAAGGCGCGCGCTGCATGGATTGCGGCATTCCGTTCTGTAATAACGGCTGCCCGGTCAACAACATCATCCCCGACTGGAACGACCTGGTGTATCGCGGCGCGTATCACGAAGCGCTGGAAACCCTGCATTCGACCAACAACTTCCCGGAATTTACCGGCCGCATCTGCCCGGCGCCATGCGAAAGCGCCTGCACCCTGGGCATCAACAGCGACCCGGTCGGCATCAAGTCGATCGAGCATTTCATTGTCGACAAGGGCTGGGAAAACGGCTGGATCGTGCCGCAGCCGCCGCTGGTGAAGACCGGCAAGAAAGTCGCGGTGGTCGGTTCCGGTCCTGCCGGCCTGGCGGCGGCGCAGCAGCTGGCGCGCATCGGCCATGACGTCACCGTATTTGAAAAGAGCGACCGGGTCGGTGGCCTGCTGCGTTACGGCATCCCCGATTTCAAGATGGAAAAATCCCATATCGACCGCCGCGTCGAGCAGATGGAAGCCGAAGGCGTGACCTTCCGCACCGGCGTGCTGGTCGGCAAGGATTTTCCGGCCAATGTCAATAACTGGGCCAAGAAGACGGTTTCACCGGAAGAACTGAAAGCCGAGTTCGACGCCGTGGTGATTGCCGGCGGCGCCGAGCAGCCGCGCGATTTGCCAGTGCCGGGGCGTGAGCTGAAGGGCGTGCATTTCGCCATGGATTTCCTGCCGCAGCAAAACAAGATCAACGCCGGCGACAAGGTCAAGGAGCAGATCCTGGCCGGCGGCAAGCATGTGGTGGTGATCGGCGGCGGCGATACCGGCTCCGACTGCGTCGGCACTTCCAACCGCCAGGGCGCGGTATCGATCCAGCAGTTCGAGCTGATGCCGCAACCGCCGGAACTGGAAAACAAGCCGCTGGTATGGCCTTACTGGCCGACCAAGCTGCGCACCTCGTCGTCGCACGAAGAAGGCTGCGACCGCGACTGGGCGGTGGCCACCAAGCGGCTGGAAGGCAAGAACGGCAAGGTCGAGAAACTGATCGCTGCCCGCGTCGAGTGGAAGGACGGCAAGATGCAGGAAGTGCCGGATTCGGAATTCGAAATGAAGGCCGACCTGGTGTTCCTGGCGATGGGTTTTGTCTCGCCTGTGGCGCAAGTGCTGGAGGCATTCGGCGTCGACAAGGATGCGCGCGGCAACGCCAAGGCCACTACCGATGGCGACGGCTGCTACAAGACTTCGGCCGACAAGGTGTTCGCCGCCGGTGACATGCGGCGCGGCCAGTCGCTGGTGGTGTGGGCTATCCGCGAAGGCCGCCAGTGCGCGCGGGCAGTCGATGAATACCTGATGGGAGCATCGGTTTTGCCGCGGTAATACTATTTAGTCTTTTTGCTGTTATTAAAGAAAGAGCATGTCAGTGGCAACACCGGCGTGCTCTTTTTTCTGCTGTGCATGTTTTGTTCATGCTTCCAGGCAATAGTCAAACTGTTGTAATACAGGCACATATCAGTCTGTCTACTATTGCTGGGCTCTGAACGATTGTCGCATTTGCACTACAATAGCCCCTTTGATTTATTCGGTGGATGGTGTGGCAAATATCGTCGAAATTCGTGATCTGCAGTTTGGCTATGGGGAGAGGTCGATTTTATCGGGTCTCAACATGGACTTCGCACGCGGCAAGGTGATCGCCGTCATGGGCGGCTCCGGCTCCGGCAAGACCACCATATTGCGGCTGATCGGCGGCCAGCTGAAGCCGCAGGCCGGCAGCGTCAAGGTTGACGGCGAAACGGTGCACACCCTCTCGACCTCGGGCTTGTATGCCTTGCGGCGCAAAATGGGCATGCTGTTCCAGAGCGGCGCCTTGTTTACCGACCTGACTGCATTTGAAAACGTCGCCTTCCCGCTGCGCGAACACACCAACCTGTCGCCGGAACTGCTGAACAACCTGGTGCTGCTGAAGTTGAATGCGGTCGGCCTGCGCAACGCCGCGCAGCTGAAACCGTCCGAGATTTCCGGCGGCATGGCGCGGCGCGTGGCGCTGGCGCGCGCGATCGCGCTGGATCCGTCGCTGATCATGTATGACGAACCGTTCGCCGGGCTGGACCCGATTTCGATGGGCGTGACCGCCAACCTGATCCGCAAGCTCAACGATGCGCTGGGTTCGACCAGCATCCTGGTGTCGCATGACGTCAATGAGTCGTTCAGCATTGCCGACTATGTGTATTTCCTGTCGCAAGGGCAGATCGTGGCGCAAGGCACGCCGGCAGAGATGCAGGCGTCGACCCATCCGTACGTGAAGCAATTCGTCAACGCCGAGCCTGACGGTCCGGTGCCGTTCCACTATCCCGGCAAGTCGCTGGCCGAGGACCTGGGTCTGAAGGGGCGCGGCTGATGCTGAACGCTGTAACCAAGTTTGTAAGCAATTGTCTTGCCGCGGTGGGACGCACCGTACGCGAATCGATTGCCGGCCTGGGCCTGGCCGCGCGCATGTTCTTTGCGATCCTGCGCGCCTCGCTCGGCCTCTGGCGGCGTCCGCGGCTGATTACCGACCAGATCCATTTCATCGGCAACTATTCGCTGGTCATCATTGGCGTCTCGGGCCTGTTTGTCGGTTTTGTGCTGGGTTTGCAGGGCTATTACACGCTCAACAAATATGGTTCCGAGCAGGCGCTGGGCTTGCTGGTGGCGCTGTCGCTGGTGCGTGAACTGGGGCCGGTGGTGACGGCGCTGCTGTTCGCCGGCCGCGCCGGTACTTCCCTGACGGCGGAAATCGGGCTGATGAAAGCCGGCGAACAATTGTCGGCGATGGAAATGATGGCGGTCGATCCCATGCA
Coding sequences within it:
- a CDS encoding glutamate synthase subunit beta, producing the protein MGKVTGFMEFQRVGETYEAPVARKKHYKEFILSLSNDEAKTQGARCMDCGIPFCNNGCPVNNIIPDWNDLVYRGAYHEALETLHSTNNFPEFTGRICPAPCESACTLGINSDPVGIKSIEHFIVDKGWENGWIVPQPPLVKTGKKVAVVGSGPAGLAAAQQLARIGHDVTVFEKSDRVGGLLRYGIPDFKMEKSHIDRRVEQMEAEGVTFRTGVLVGKDFPANVNNWAKKTVSPEELKAEFDAVVIAGGAEQPRDLPVPGRELKGVHFAMDFLPQQNKINAGDKVKEQILAGGKHVVVIGGGDTGSDCVGTSNRQGAVSIQQFELMPQPPELENKPLVWPYWPTKLRTSSSHEEGCDRDWAVATKRLEGKNGKVEKLIAARVEWKDGKMQEVPDSEFEMKADLVFLAMGFVSPVAQVLEAFGVDKDARGNAKATTDGDGCYKTSADKVFAAGDMRRGQSLVVWAIREGRQCARAVDEYLMGASVLPR
- the mlaE gene encoding lipid asymmetry maintenance ABC transporter permease subunit MlaE yields the protein MLNAVTKFVSNCLAAVGRTVRESIAGLGLAARMFFAILRASLGLWRRPRLITDQIHFIGNYSLVIIGVSGLFVGFVLGLQGYYTLNKYGSEQALGLLVALSLVRELGPVVTALLFAGRAGTSLTAEIGLMKAGEQLSAMEMMAVDPMQRVVAPRFWAGVVAMPMLAALFSALGIFGGYLVGVKLIGVDDGAFWSQMQGGIDIWQDIANGVLKSIVFGVAATFVAVWQGYEAKPTPEGVSRATTRTVVISSLAVLALDFLLTALMFN
- a CDS encoding ABC transporter ATP-binding protein, with amino-acid sequence MANIVEIRDLQFGYGERSILSGLNMDFARGKVIAVMGGSGSGKTTILRLIGGQLKPQAGSVKVDGETVHTLSTSGLYALRRKMGMLFQSGALFTDLTAFENVAFPLREHTNLSPELLNNLVLLKLNAVGLRNAAQLKPSEISGGMARRVALARAIALDPSLIMYDEPFAGLDPISMGVTANLIRKLNDALGSTSILVSHDVNESFSIADYVYFLSQGQIVAQGTPAEMQASTHPYVKQFVNAEPDGPVPFHYPGKSLAEDLGLKGRG